CTTTGGCATTTTATTGGTCTACGCTCGTCGCCATGACGTGaccaaacatgacaaaatgatgTGCGCGTGTCCGCACTCCGATCGCGGTATGCAAACTGTCTCGGGGCCATGGCCTTGAGAAGCAACACCCTCCACCTCTCCAGGCTCTGCAGCGGTTTCCAGAAGCCTCTTGAGAGCCCGCTCGGCGCGCACAGGAGCGCCGGGCTGAGCGGCTGCGAGGCTCCCCGTCAGATGTGCAGCAGCCTGGTGCGACATGggcacacaacaacaacaacaacaacaagagcagcagcagtgaaacgGCGTTGGACTCACCTACGTCGGCGTTGCAGAACGCCTGTTGCGGATGCACCGGGGCGCAGCTGCACGCCTCCGCGAGCTCCTCCGGCCGCCACATGACCAGGAGCGCGAGCGTGCAAAGGATGCCGTTAACGGAAAACGGCATTTTTAGAAACACTTGATGCGATGTTTTTTCTTCCAGCCTCTTCGTCGCTGTTTGCTGCGTAGATGCGTTGCGGTCTGGGTCCAGcggcaggcagcagcagcagcgtccCCCCCCGCGTCTGCTccgctttttttttctttctttctgtttttttcaaacCAACCGGCGACGTCAACAACAGCGGAAGGTGTGCGCGCTCAGCTCCGCTGTGAAGGTGAGGCTTCCCTGAGTGCGCTGTGGGCCCCCTGGAGGTGTGCTGGCTGGAGTCGGTAGCTGTCTGTCTTTTCGGGACTGTTTTCGTTTCCAGGGTCAAGGCGGTTTTATAAAGCTGCCCGTgcggctcctcctcctcctcctcccggcGTTACCGGCCGAACCGACAGGGGGCGCTGCAGCCTCCGTGTGGAGCAACTGGAGCCGCTGCTGCAGTAGTCCGACTACCAAAAGATGTCTGATAACCGAAATCTCTGTCTTATTTCTCAAAATCAGTGGTGTACAAGTACAGCacatgagtaaatgtacttcgtTACTTCGTTATTTATACTTTAGGCTATTCCCAGCTCTTCTGCACTACACCTCAGAGGTACATGATGTTATGATCTCATATTTTTTTGCTGCACTACATTTGTCCGATAGCTGGAGTCAGTGGTTAATCCATAGATTAGTctgctcatttaaaaaaataattatgagatcataaaatatacaaaacattaaagattTTTGAGTCGTCTCCCTGTGTaatgaaaaagcagaaagattTCATCAAAccagtttaatttaaatacCTCTTCAAGGTCCAAAGATGTACAAAAAGGCTTGATatttaataaaagtaaagaTTAGGGGAAAATCTTGTTGCTTTCTTCAGTCTTTAATCGTCTCAGATTCATCTGGTGACCATCTGGAGGGTCCAACCCCTAAACTGGGAACCACTGTAACCCACCACACTGCATGTAAAGTATTTAAAACCAGCTCCACGTCAACCAGCTATACATcactaaaatgttttcacacgTCGGTGCATCAGTATCAACAATTTCATCATGTCATTCATACATAAGGAATCAGTCAGAGAGGCCACTTCTCAGCAGAACTTGTGCTTTAACTTTTGATACGTTAAGTACATTTGGCTGATTGtaattgtgtatttttactttggcataattttacttaagtatttgAGTAGTCTGTCCTCTGCCGTCTGTCTTCTCCACCAAGTTAACAGAAGTTTAATCAACCTTAACACCTTAAACACTCACTCCCTCACACAGGGATTAAAAAAGCAGCACCACGGGTTACagtatttcaaatatttgtgCGGTTTTATTCCAGCTTACACTGAGGAGAGCGACACAAGCCTTGAGTTCACGCATTGAAATGTTCAAACGGGAATCCCTTCAGAAAAATCATGCAAACAAGTCGGACCACATGTTCCTCCGCTCGGGCAGGAGAGGGCAGCATCCTCCATCTTTATCTCACAACGTCCACACCGCAACTGAGTGGCTGTTGCAGAGTTAACCCATGCATAGGAGTACCTTTCCGGTTTCACAGTAAATCCAACACtggtttgaaaaacaaaaagaagagaaaatccAGCAGTGAAGGAAGAAGGCACAGACCGTAAGGAAGTTTGGCAGACGATGTTTTACGAGTGTTTTCCGACACTGAGACACCAACAAACAGCCGGCGAAAAACAACTACAGACGAGCCGCACCGTGAAGGACAAACTAACATGACTTTTAATCTGGCAAAGTGATGCGCTGTTCCTGAGGTGAGATCGTTTGGTTTCTCAACAGGAGTACATGGTGCCCCCTGAATCTGTTTAATGCCAGAAAACAGGAATAAACTGgaaccaaagaagaagaattaagatttaaaaagaGAGACATGATAGATCAAATCACAAAGTTCTCATTTCGTTCCCATGCTTTCGATGAGAGCATTTCATTATGACTAATAATTAGAAAACGGACACAAATGGTGTGAGGACACCTGTCTTCGGTGTTGTGTGTCGAACAGGTAATCGCCCCCCTCGGCCTCAGAGGCCTTTGTTGAAGTAGACATGTTGTATGGCGTCTCCATACTGAGACACGATGGAGTCTCTCAGCTCGGGCTCCAGCTTGGACACGGCCATGGAGCTGAAAcggagacagaagaagagaaagggaaggagagaaatgtGGTCAGAACGCACTTTGTTTGAATAAACAAGCGAATGCTGGTTTGTTTGCTCACGCAGAACACTTGAGACTAAACAAACTGTGGGAAACATCACTAATGAGTTGGCGAGAAGTTGGGGGTTTACCAAATCTACCAGGATAGTTGGGAAAATAACTTGCAACATGTTTCGATCGAGAACATTTTCTACAACAGCACTTTTGCCTGTAGCAGAGTTGCACCGTGGCTAATGTAGGCAACCAGATTTACACAAGGAACAAGAATAATTTGCAAGCCGAGTTAACTAACCAACTACTTTACATGAATAAGGTAGCGGgtaaaagtacacaaacacGTTTTCTTACCATCTCTGAGGGAACAGGGAGCAGGCAGCAGGCACCATGAAGATCAAACTTtataaaaggaaagaagaaaagttagTTTTGTTCACAGTGAAACCCCCCTGAAAACATCCGCATCCCCCGGCGACTCTCTCGACTTACAACACTCCCGCCATCATCACTTGAATTGGTCCGTGGAGATACGTGACTCTCTGTGAAGAGGCAGACAAAAGTGTGAGCTCGGATGCACACTCTCACGTTGGGGACTTTGACGAAGGAAAAGGTCTGACCTGCATGAACTTATATTTCTCCAGCCTCTGCATGATGATTGGGAGGATGACTGAcgggaagagaagaaaagagtcaagagaagaagaggacgaCCCGAGGAACTCAATCTAATATTTACATACTCATTCCCGGTGCGGCCATGGTGATCCGAGAGATGACCACCTGAGAGATGCCTTTTACTGCAGCTTTCTGCACGACcgacaaagcaaaacaattcatgaggagaaggaaaacattttaaaaaaaacaacaaaaaaccatCCTAAAGCGTGTTCAGAGCGCTGACCTTGGAGTGGCCCAGCTTGTTGCCGTTTTCATCCGTCACAGCAATGCCGTTCAGGACTTCCCTGAAGAAACAGAACGCCAAACATTACAGTTTACTCATCACCCGCCCTCACAGCTGCAACGTACGTCAGGAGTAAAGTAAAGcttcagaaaataaatttaaataagaTTAAAGGTGACAACATGTACGATTTTAAAAATCTACTGTATTAATCGTGTCATTTTGCTAACCATTTCCTCTGTTTAAAAGGTCCAACGTGCTCTGTTGAGCTGGATGATGAGATTACACTCGATGGATGGTGGATAACAGCAGCCTGTGGCGTACAAGCTGGCTGGGTTTTTGGCTGCCATGATGGCTCCCAGTTACCTGTGATCCTACTAGCCCGTCAAGCTGCTGCAATTCACCCAGAATAATCTCATCACGCGGCTGAACAAAGCGGGCTGGAAGTTAGGGAGAATCGCCAGACACgttaggattcatcctctgggaaccatgaatggCGTCCCCGGTGCCGTACCACAAGATGGCGGTGGGGCTCCATGACTACTGCCCTGAAAAGCAATTTTTAACCAGCATCTACTCCGCATGAAACACTGACTTGCTAACAAACATCTGACACATATTTTAAGATCAGCAAGTCTTCAAGGGTTTAACACTCGGATTTGGGAGCAGAAGCATCACCTCCACATGCATTCATTAGGAGTTGgtgcacacagtaacacagcagGACTCACTGTTGCCTCATCATGGGAATGTTCACACAGTTGGCTGCTGCCACCGCTGCAAAAGGGACCCAGCGAGCCAGGAGAGGAGGAGCTTTCTGCAGGAGGGAcgtgaagacagaaaaagcccagtttttctctctgactaAAATTGGAATAAATCAACAGCCCACCACTTAAATTGAAAACACTCAAACAAAGCCTACTGTTGCTCTCAAATAGATGCAACGTACCTCAGAAATGTCCTTTAGTAATcgtacttagttactttccactgtTCAGTAGTTTGTAGTCCTGGATACCAAACTGTATGCAAAGGACATCAGTGTCTGAGGTTGTAGCCTCTTTAAAATGGTTTGACGAATGCAAACTTAAATTCAAGGTCCACTTCCTGTGAACCACGTCTCCTGGTCTTCATCAGTGGCCAGAGTTCAGAGGAGTTCTGAATTACCTGATGTGAATCATGAGATTATCACACACACTACGACCATTGTTCACTATAAAAATCTACCAGTAGATTGTAAggccagaagaagaagacggcGACTGCATGATGCGGCTGAAAGAGTCGCTATTACGGTCCGCAGTTCATTTGGTCTCTCAGCGCTGTACAAGCtaccgtctgtgtgtgtgtgtgtgtgtttgcaccttTGTGTAGAGGTTGAGTCCGACTGCCGTTGCTAACGCCGTGCTGGTTGCTGTGACGTAGGCGACTCCAATCTGcctgagagagagtgagtgacaGAACAAAAGCCTTTTTCAGAGACAGAATATGAAAGACTGCTGCTTTTTGTCATTCAGACAGAAGAGACTTTTCCCAAAATGTGGCAGAAGAGCAGCGATTTGAAAAGTTTAATCATATGAAGCAAGAAGagtgtttttgttctctctcaggCTGCACTAGTGAGGGATTTAAAACCTCATTTTGCATTAAATAACGGCACTCAACTCTGACACTCTTCTTTGCTCATGTGCTGGATATATTAGCAATTACATTTCTGCAGTTAGCatgaacaaaaatcaaaattatacagagagagacaaaatattttgtggtTTATCAAACAGACGTGAGGTGCAGGCGAGAGACACAACACGGCAGGATTATGGACGTCCACTGAAAGCTTTAAAGTACGGTACATTCTTACTTGGGAGTGATGGGGGAGGCAGCGTTACGGTTTGTGTAGTTGACCAGAGCGTTGAAAGACTGATTCACCCACTGCCAGAACACCACAGCAGGAACTGTCCTAGAAACAGACGGTTATGAAACCTCTAAAGCTTCCTATGTGGACGTGTAGGATGTGGTCAAACGCAGCTCTTTCCGTTTTGCTCTTCGGTACCTGTAGAACTGCAGCATGAAGCCTGTGATGGCCATTCCTCCGGGGACCTGGAAGGACATGCGGCCGAAGAGGTTCATGCGatctcctgtgtctgtgtggaagGCCGAGTCGTACAGCTTCTTGGCGTAGTGGAGCTGCTCCACTGTGGTGCCGGGAGGGACGGATCCCGCCCTGCAGAGCgccaaatacacacatattgaACACACAGCCGCTCGTCTGCAGACCATCAGCTTCATGCAGAAAGATTCTTGTACAGGAAGACGTTTGGCGAATTGTTCATGCCGAAACGTGCAGATGTTAAAATGTACCCCAGGGTATGAGgcaaaaaaggggaaaaaccCTCCCAAATATAGATTCTCCTCTTCTGTACACTTGATCAAAACTCATTTAATCTTTAGAAAAAATTTAAAGAGACTCCAGAGTCAGGCTACAGTTCATAACATATGCACAAAGGATgacactgacagaaatgatTACTTACTGATACATGTATTATGTTTTAGCTGGTGAAACGTTGACTTAAACTGTCAACAATTACATGAGACAGTTACAGTCTCCGTGgaaagctttttatttttaacattaatttttttaatgtccaTCTTCTCACCGGCAGCTTTCCACTAAAGCTTTGG
The Scatophagus argus isolate fScaArg1 chromosome 21, fScaArg1.pri, whole genome shotgun sequence genome window above contains:
- the sfxn2 gene encoding sideroflexin-2, which translates into the protein MALNSFDIDAPRWDQSTFMGRLKHFFNITDCRTALLPDARLDEAKALVESCRAGSVPPGTTVEQLHYAKKLYDSAFHTDTGDRMNLFGRMSFQVPGGMAITGFMLQFYRTVPAVVFWQWVNQSFNALVNYTNRNAASPITPKQIGVAYVTATSTALATAVGLNLYTKKAPPLLARWVPFAAVAAANCVNIPMMRQQEVLNGIAVTDENGNKLGHSKKAAVKGISQVVISRITMAAPGMIILPIIMQRLEKYKFMQRVTYLHGPIQVMMAGVFLIFMVPAACSLFPQRCSMAVSKLEPELRDSIVSQYGDAIQHVYFNKGL